The Thermobispora bispora DSM 43833 genome window below encodes:
- a CDS encoding CDP-alcohol phosphatidyltransferase family protein has protein sequence MTRVVLLGSPPNPFGSPPPGGPPALPTDIRLTSLPGAPTAYGRLVGQVTSLDPAPVTIARPEHAPAYRGHLGKVVESPDIAGDLRALADLVEDCTENILILPADSLIHDELIYQLSKAKRAALALIAREQRDEDSPEVEELPPIEEAEPEIGMKSIEGLPQRTRASRGRVISVGTAHHAVTRPNAVLLGPLHLHQRHAALLAETARELAEIAHLFGPEDDVVELLVFGLVRKGVSVGVRGRRDLFYRRIRTQAEADEALVEMSGYDEDRARLNNAVKGADGFFTTFFVSTYSRYIARWAARRGLAPNHVTLFSIFLGVLAAGSFATGTRWGAIAGAVLIYFAFVFDCVDGQLARYARKFSVLGAWLDATFDRFKEYIVFVGLAVGATVSGQFGDGEEIWTLALIAIALQSVKHLLDFAFGAANRRKPPLPLPTLAFTVPDDRPLRQALEERRLSRSTGLRRLLKFWTKAGKFRPVHWARKMIVFPIGERFAAIAITAAFFDPRVTFLTLVTWGSVAAVYTITGRFLRSLA, from the coding sequence CCCTGCCGACCGATATCCGGTTGACGTCGCTCCCCGGAGCTCCGACCGCGTACGGCCGACTGGTCGGGCAGGTCACCTCGCTGGACCCCGCGCCGGTGACGATAGCCCGGCCCGAGCACGCCCCGGCCTACCGCGGCCACCTCGGCAAGGTCGTCGAGAGCCCGGACATCGCCGGCGATCTACGGGCCCTGGCCGATCTGGTCGAGGACTGCACGGAGAACATCCTCATCCTCCCGGCGGACTCGCTCATCCACGACGAGCTGATCTACCAGCTCAGCAAGGCGAAGCGGGCGGCGCTCGCGCTGATCGCCCGGGAGCAGCGCGACGAGGACTCCCCCGAGGTGGAGGAGCTGCCGCCGATCGAGGAGGCCGAGCCGGAGATCGGCATGAAGTCGATCGAAGGGCTCCCCCAGCGCACCCGCGCCAGCCGGGGCCGGGTGATCTCGGTCGGCACCGCCCACCACGCCGTCACCCGCCCGAACGCCGTGCTGCTCGGCCCGCTCCACCTCCACCAGCGGCACGCCGCCCTGCTCGCCGAGACCGCCCGGGAGCTCGCGGAGATCGCCCACCTGTTCGGGCCGGAGGACGACGTCGTCGAGCTCCTCGTCTTCGGCCTGGTGCGCAAGGGCGTGTCGGTCGGGGTGCGCGGCCGCCGTGACCTGTTCTACCGGCGGATCCGCACCCAGGCCGAGGCGGACGAGGCGCTCGTGGAGATGTCCGGGTACGACGAGGACCGGGCCCGCCTCAACAACGCGGTCAAGGGCGCCGACGGCTTCTTCACCACGTTCTTCGTCAGCACCTACTCCCGGTACATCGCCCGCTGGGCGGCCCGCCGGGGTCTCGCGCCCAACCACGTCACCCTGTTCTCGATCTTCCTGGGCGTGCTCGCCGCCGGGTCGTTCGCGACCGGCACCCGCTGGGGCGCGATCGCCGGCGCCGTGCTCATCTACTTCGCGTTCGTCTTCGACTGCGTCGACGGGCAGCTCGCCCGCTACGCCAGGAAGTTCAGCGTCCTGGGGGCGTGGCTCGACGCCACCTTCGACCGGTTCAAGGAGTACATCGTCTTCGTCGGCCTGGCCGTCGGCGCCACGGTCTCCGGGCAGTTCGGCGACGGCGAGGAGATCTGGACCCTGGCGCTGATCGCGATCGCCCTGCAGTCGGTCAAGCACCTGCTCGACTTCGCCTTCGGCGCCGCCAACCGCCGCAAGCCGCCCCTGCCGCTCCCCACCCTGGCGTTCACGGTGCCCGATGACCGGCCGCTGCGCCAGGCGCTGGAGGAGCGCCGGCTGAGCCGCTCCACCGGCCTGCGCAGGCTCCTGAAGTTCTGGACCAAGGCCGGGAAGTTCCGGCCCGTGCACTGGGCCCGCAAGATGATCGTGTTCCCGATCGGCGAGCGCTTCGCCGCCATCGCGATCACCGCGGCCTTCTTCGACCCGCGCGTCACCTTCCTCACCCTGGTGACCTGGGGCAGCGTCGCGGCCGTCTACACGATCACCGGACGTTTCCTGAGGTCTCTCGCATGA
- a CDS encoding LysR substrate-binding domain-containing protein: MADVNFTLVQLRYFVTAAELGSMTAASKELMVAQSAISAAIAQVERELGVQLLIRHHARGLSLTRSGERFLAEAREFLAHAAALAQSARGLAVSLTGELTIGCFTAIAPFYLSRLLGEFASRYPEVRVTVVEGGVAELESALLDGRCELALVYGTDLALDLEIRPLTQVRPYALLPPGHRLASAETVSVADLASEPLIMLDLPRSRDYFRALYTTEPRVRFRTSSYETARSLVAGGHGYSIFTELPLTDETYDGGRVVTVPISDEAPPLNVVLASVRGVRPTARAVAFSETCQEFFARLSRERKA, from the coding sequence GTGGCGGACGTCAACTTCACCCTCGTCCAGCTGCGTTACTTCGTGACGGCGGCCGAGCTCGGCAGCATGACCGCGGCGAGCAAAGAGCTGATGGTGGCGCAGTCTGCCATTTCGGCCGCCATCGCGCAGGTGGAGAGGGAGCTCGGTGTTCAGCTGCTGATCCGCCACCACGCCCGGGGCCTGTCGCTCACCCGGTCGGGGGAGCGGTTCCTCGCCGAGGCGCGGGAGTTCCTCGCCCACGCGGCCGCGCTCGCCCAGTCGGCGCGCGGGCTCGCCGTCTCGCTCACCGGCGAGCTCACCATCGGGTGCTTCACCGCGATCGCCCCGTTCTACCTGTCGCGGCTGCTCGGCGAGTTTGCCTCCCGGTACCCCGAGGTGCGGGTCACGGTCGTCGAGGGCGGGGTCGCTGAGCTGGAGTCGGCCCTGCTCGACGGCAGGTGCGAGCTCGCTCTGGTCTACGGCACCGATCTCGCGCTCGACCTGGAGATCCGCCCGCTCACCCAGGTCCGGCCGTACGCGCTGCTGCCGCCCGGCCACCGGCTCGCGAGCGCCGAGACGGTCTCGGTCGCCGACCTCGCCTCCGAGCCGCTGATCATGCTGGATCTGCCGCGCAGCCGCGACTACTTCCGCGCGCTCTACACCACGGAGCCGCGGGTGCGGTTCCGTACCTCGAGCTATGAGACGGCGCGATCGCTCGTCGCCGGAGGGCACGGCTACTCGATCTTCACCGAGCTGCCGCTCACCGACGAGACCTACGACGGCGGCCGCGTGGTGACCGTGCCGATCAGTGACGAGGCTCCGCCGCTCAACGTGGTGCTCGCCTCCGTCCGCGGGGTGCGGCCCACGGCCCGCGCCGTCGCCTTCAGCGAGACCTGCCAGGAGTTCTTCGCCCGGCTCTCCCGGGAACGGAAGGCCTAG
- a CDS encoding ATP-binding protein codes for MYADLAGPGEATAPPWLTSVFEQNGSADPSGPPAATCSLAGRTTSPAAAREFAARILADWGLPHLIADVQLVVSELVTNALRHALAAGPASGSPILLRLVRHRSYVGCGVSDDGDGAPALVAGGDDLSESGRGLHLVDALSSAWGWLPVEGGKVVWALFDAGGGAAPDGAAGGPEATGGR; via the coding sequence ATGTACGCGGATCTGGCAGGACCTGGTGAGGCCACTGCGCCTCCATGGCTGACATCGGTCTTCGAGCAGAACGGGTCCGCCGATCCGTCCGGCCCGCCGGCCGCCACCTGTTCCCTCGCCGGACGGACGACGTCGCCCGCGGCGGCCCGTGAGTTCGCCGCCCGGATCCTCGCCGACTGGGGGTTGCCGCATCTCATTGCGGACGTGCAGCTGGTCGTCTCGGAGCTGGTGACCAACGCCCTCCGGCACGCCCTCGCGGCCGGCCCGGCCTCGGGCTCGCCCATCCTGCTCCGGCTGGTACGGCACCGCTCGTACGTGGGCTGCGGGGTGAGCGACGACGGCGATGGGGCGCCCGCCCTGGTCGCGGGGGGCGACGACCTGTCCGAGAGCGGCCGCGGCCTCCACCTGGTCGACGCGCTCAGCTCGGCCTGGGGGTGGCTCCCGGTCGAGGGAGGCAAGGTCGTGTGGGCGTTGTTCGACGCCGGGGGCGGGGCCGCCCCGGACGGCGCCGCCGGCGGCCCGGAGGCCACCGGCGGGCGATGA
- a CDS encoding DUF5941 domain-containing protein: MIIQQPQATTITDPHEERLRIQTERLIAYRDDGPLVAVLKGVFGRGVSPVPATLLAIAAIVAMAVGGVLTEGPILLTPVLVLVLLAVPTAPHHHLGRLDWLTPPLLRAAEFLTIILLGLATDTPKWLLFALIYVIGYHTYDTVYRTRQGIWPPQWIFLAGLGWEVRLLIIGAAAALGVLTPVAAILTVYLLVLFAAESVTSWVRLDKESAALKAQADQDLEQTPEEAAEQLTGEAEQH, from the coding sequence ATGATCATCCAGCAGCCGCAGGCCACCACGATCACCGACCCCCACGAGGAGCGCCTCCGCATCCAGACGGAGCGCCTGATCGCCTACCGCGACGACGGCCCCCTCGTCGCCGTGCTGAAGGGCGTGTTCGGGCGCGGGGTGTCCCCCGTTCCGGCGACCCTCCTCGCGATCGCCGCCATCGTGGCGATGGCCGTGGGCGGGGTGCTCACCGAAGGGCCGATCCTGCTCACCCCCGTGCTGGTGCTCGTCCTCCTCGCGGTGCCCACCGCGCCGCACCACCACCTGGGACGGCTCGACTGGCTCACCCCGCCGCTGCTGCGCGCGGCCGAGTTCCTGACGATCATCCTGCTCGGCCTCGCCACGGACACCCCGAAGTGGCTGCTCTTCGCCCTGATCTACGTGATCGGGTACCACACCTACGACACCGTCTACCGGACCCGGCAGGGCATCTGGCCCCCACAGTGGATCTTCCTCGCCGGGCTCGGCTGGGAGGTCCGCCTGCTGATCATCGGTGCGGCCGCGGCGCTCGGCGTCCTCACCCCGGTCGCCGCGATCCTCACCGTCTACCTGCTCGTGCTGTTCGCGGCCGAGAGCGTGACGAGCTGGGTCCGCCTCGACAAGGAGTCGGCCGCGCTCAAGGCCCAGGCCGACCAGGACCTCGAGCAGACCCCGGAGGAGGCCGCCGAGCAGCTCACCGGGGAGGCCGAGCAGCACTGA
- a CDS encoding helix-turn-helix domain-containing protein, translated as MSRPQRATAKPAPRGGPTVMRILVGAQLRRLRRASGTTPGQAARAIRASNAKISRMELGRVGFKERDIADLLTLYGVTDPHHRETLLGMARQANAPGWWREYHDVLPSWFESYIGLEDAASVVRTFEVQFIPALLQTPDYARAVIKHRHKDATEREVEQRVAVRMRRQERLTGPDPLRLWAVVDEAALRRPFGGTKVLRGQIEHLIEITTMPNVTLQVLPFDRGGHSAAAGPFTILRFESPDLPDVVYMEQLNSAAYLDKPAETEPYLRVMNALSVEAHSPARSRAFLERLLDGLG; from the coding sequence ATGAGCAGGCCGCAAAGAGCCACCGCGAAGCCCGCCCCGCGCGGCGGGCCGACGGTCATGCGCATCCTCGTCGGCGCGCAGCTCAGGCGGTTACGCCGGGCATCGGGCACCACCCCCGGCCAGGCGGCGCGGGCCATCCGGGCGTCGAACGCCAAGATCAGCCGGATGGAGCTCGGCCGCGTCGGGTTCAAGGAGCGTGACATCGCCGACCTGCTCACGCTCTACGGCGTGACCGACCCCCACCATCGCGAGACCCTGCTCGGCATGGCCCGGCAGGCGAACGCCCCCGGCTGGTGGCGCGAGTACCACGACGTGCTGCCGAGCTGGTTCGAGTCCTATATCGGCCTGGAGGACGCCGCCTCGGTCGTCCGCACCTTCGAGGTCCAGTTCATCCCCGCGCTGCTCCAGACCCCCGACTACGCACGCGCGGTGATCAAGCACCGCCACAAGGACGCGACCGAGCGCGAGGTGGAGCAGCGGGTCGCCGTCCGGATGCGGCGGCAGGAGCGGCTGACCGGGCCGGACCCCCTGCGGTTGTGGGCCGTGGTGGACGAGGCGGCGCTGCGCCGCCCGTTCGGGGGCACCAAGGTGCTCCGGGGCCAGATCGAGCACCTGATCGAGATCACCACCATGCCGAACGTCACCCTCCAGGTGCTCCCGTTCGACCGGGGCGGCCATTCGGCCGCGGCCGGCCCGTTCACGATCTTGCGGTTCGAGTCCCCGGACCTGCCGGACGTGGTCTACATGGAGCAGCTCAACAGCGCCGCCTACCTCGACAAGCCCGCCGAGACCGAGCCGTACCTGCGGGTGATGAACGCCCTATCCGTGGAGGCGCACTCGCCCGCGCGATCGCGCGCGTTCCTCGAGCGGCTGCTCGACGGGCTCGGCTGA